One genomic region from Sphingobacterium multivorum encodes:
- a CDS encoding LytTR family DNA-binding domain-containing protein produces the protein MIYKKPVLSYLNSIIPEIVSIRELFIYAFLLGLSAYVFLLVFQPFGTYNFEHAHKFSLLSGYGVILSFAYVLISILLRKKRGTVGIELIRIFLVFLLSSFLNFVYHGWIINKAPLQWDNLPYIGCYTLSLYSPIATIYFLLRVDKRHSHHKKNNSPIGSLSIKPAMILSQGNDCHLAMVDIPNGSQLLKLLPSDFIFAKSMDNYCMIYFRMDGAVKKRLVRITLSRLSELFNTKSIHRCHRSFLVNFEKIIVKEGNAKGFLLRFADTEDCAVISRSALKSVSPYL, from the coding sequence ATGATCTATAAAAAACCTGTTTTAAGTTATTTAAATAGCATAATTCCCGAAATTGTCTCCATAAGAGAGCTGTTCATATATGCCTTCTTACTCGGCTTATCAGCGTATGTATTCCTGCTGGTTTTTCAGCCATTTGGAACGTATAATTTTGAGCATGCCCATAAATTTAGCTTGTTATCTGGATACGGGGTTATATTATCCTTTGCATACGTCTTAATTTCTATCCTCTTACGTAAAAAAAGGGGAACGGTTGGGATAGAACTAATTCGTATTTTTCTTGTGTTCCTATTATCAAGTTTTTTAAATTTTGTCTATCATGGTTGGATCATCAATAAAGCCCCTTTGCAGTGGGATAACCTCCCCTATATTGGATGCTATACGCTTTCACTTTACAGCCCTATCGCTACGATTTATTTTTTGCTTCGAGTTGATAAGCGTCATTCACATCATAAAAAAAATAACTCGCCGATTGGAAGTCTTTCGATAAAGCCGGCTATGATATTGAGCCAAGGGAATGACTGCCATTTGGCCATGGTCGATATTCCCAATGGTAGTCAACTTTTGAAGTTGCTGCCAAGCGATTTTATTTTTGCGAAATCGATGGATAATTATTGCATGATCTATTTTAGGATGGATGGTGCGGTGAAGAAGCGGCTGGTGCGAATTACGTTAAGTCGCTTGTCTGAACTGTTCAATACAAAGTCTATTCACCGATGTCATCGGTCCTTTCTTGTCAACTTTGAAAAAATCATTGTAAAGGAAGGGAATGCCAAGGGCTTTTTGTTACGTTTTGCAGATACCGAAGATTGTGCTGTTATTTCGAGGTCTGCTTTGAAATCCGTTAGCCCCTACTTATAG
- a CDS encoding CPBP family intramembrane glutamic endopeptidase, whose amino-acid sequence MNTKSLNLLVLFLFFGIYFILDYLFFAILQSMIGNYVHSRFLGHVLTYAISLIPLLLGAMLLKPKGQNEFLEKFGLKGSFLQGLSFGIIATLPMFLGYAIVFTLNRKIDPNALLINSVSSGFFEEVIFRAYFFGLVFRYTRLGFIPSILATSFLFAILHLYQSQDFVELTLIFCTTFFGSILFSWLYAEWSFNLWIPIALHVLMNSAWMIFDVADNAAGNGWSNFFRFLTIFIAIISTIVHARKSEAGLQIKGKNLWLRD is encoded by the coding sequence ATGAACACAAAAAGTTTAAACCTACTGGTATTATTTCTTTTCTTCGGAATATACTTTATCCTTGATTATTTGTTTTTTGCAATACTGCAATCCATGATAGGCAACTATGTCCACAGTAGATTTTTGGGGCATGTACTGACGTATGCAATTAGCCTTATACCACTGCTTTTAGGGGCAATGCTACTTAAACCGAAAGGGCAGAATGAATTCTTGGAAAAATTTGGGTTAAAAGGCTCTTTTTTACAGGGGCTTTCTTTTGGAATTATAGCCACCTTACCCATGTTCTTGGGGTATGCCATTGTTTTTACCTTAAATCGCAAAATAGATCCAAATGCGCTATTAATAAATAGTGTGTCATCGGGTTTTTTTGAAGAAGTGATCTTTCGTGCCTATTTTTTTGGTTTAGTTTTTCGCTATACGCGACTAGGTTTTATTCCATCCATTTTAGCCACCTCATTCCTTTTTGCTATACTGCATCTTTATCAGAGTCAGGATTTCGTAGAATTGACCCTGATTTTTTGTACGACTTTCTTCGGCTCTATCCTATTTTCGTGGTTGTATGCCGAATGGAGTTTTAATCTTTGGATACCGATAGCACTTCATGTTTTGATGAATTCGGCATGGATGATTTTTGATGTTGCAGACAATGCTGCAGGAAATGGATGGAGCAATTTTTTCCGCTTCTTGACCATCTTTATCGCTATCATTAGTACCATTGTGCATGCACGGAAGTCAGAGGCCGGTTTACAAATTAAAGGGAAAAATTTATGGCTAAGAGACTAA
- a CDS encoding SH3 domain-containing protein: protein MNLWIIVLALGEPLKTSIFFGMGIATLTFMNRQLFSPLSLFLGATLFMGILSCGHNTKVNNTDLKDSSELKTIAVKDTMNAAKFPPLPIDYDKTKVLKNTYVVDRAGVELRQGADGAAPLLGKYPYGTKLDVIGEEGEWVAVMDRIQRDYKGENGETGDITRWEKVYVAKSRLGKQDQITISPRDLNSIVSLTINGKEMYYEKGHSLDKYLQLELIDKQTFLAAQNTAKNYLIKDTLSYPKNGKILELPLTNGKKLTFTDKDIDNELEASYSYKGHYDFLNAFAVDGNYWESADVRLFDKRDGHLIVECGDYPYFSADKNYLMTLHADPYESTGDLQLFHVKQGKVTPMLFVSFKEWMPTWKEELMFWGNDGCIYTAANHIDGYWGDEGSLNERSQFIRIKILPY, encoded by the coding sequence GTGAACCTTTGGATAATCGTATTGGCTCTCGGAGAACCCCTGAAAACCAGTATTTTTTTTGGCATGGGAATCGCTACCTTGACCTTTATGAATAGACAACTATTTTCACCCCTATCTTTATTCCTTGGAGCAACATTATTCATGGGAATCTTGAGCTGTGGTCACAATACGAAGGTTAATAATACAGATTTAAAGGATTCTTCTGAACTTAAAACCATTGCCGTGAAGGATACGATGAATGCTGCTAAATTTCCTCCTTTGCCGATTGACTATGACAAGACAAAGGTTTTAAAAAACACCTATGTTGTTGATCGTGCTGGAGTCGAACTTAGACAAGGTGCAGATGGAGCGGCTCCGCTATTAGGAAAATATCCCTATGGCACCAAGCTGGATGTGATCGGTGAAGAAGGAGAATGGGTTGCTGTCATGGACCGTATACAGCGCGATTACAAAGGGGAAAATGGCGAAACAGGTGATATTACACGATGGGAAAAAGTGTATGTAGCGAAGTCCAGGCTGGGGAAACAGGATCAGATTACAATTTCCCCCAGAGATTTAAATTCAATCGTCTCTCTTACTATAAATGGTAAAGAAATGTATTATGAAAAGGGGCATTCTTTAGATAAGTATCTCCAGTTAGAGTTGATTGATAAACAAACGTTCCTAGCCGCTCAGAATACGGCCAAAAATTATTTGATCAAGGATACCCTGTCTTATCCTAAAAACGGAAAGATCTTGGAATTGCCTTTGACCAATGGGAAAAAGTTAACTTTTACGGATAAGGATATCGATAATGAATTGGAAGCCAGTTATTCTTATAAAGGACATTATGATTTTCTAAATGCTTTTGCCGTTGATGGGAATTACTGGGAAAGTGCTGATGTGCGACTTTTTGATAAACGGGATGGTCATCTAATTGTGGAATGTGGGGATTATCCCTACTTTTCTGCCGATAAAAATTATCTGATGACTTTGCACGCCGATCCATATGAATCGACAGGTGACTTGCAGCTCTTCCACGTGAAACAAGGAAAGGTGACGCCGATGCTTTTTGTTAGTTTTAAAGAGTGGATGCCAACCTGGAAAGAGGAATTGATGTTCTGGGGCAACGATGGATGTATATATACTGCTGCCAACCATATTGATGGCTATTGGGGCGATGAAGGATCGTTGAACGAACGATCACAGTTTATCCGAATCAAGATATTACCTTATTAA